One stretch of Anas acuta chromosome W, bAnaAcu1.1, whole genome shotgun sequence DNA includes these proteins:
- the LOC137847103 gene encoding olfactory receptor 6E1-like, with translation MFLPQQDEWKLGMRVSNGTVVTEFILKGFSGLDQKLQLFLCLVLLLMYLTTVMGNAAIIFLVCVDNRLQTPMYYFIGNLAFLEIWFTSSTSTKLLVILSSGRRTISVGGCFAQSSFYFALGGAEFVLLVVMSFDRYIAICQPLRYAAIMKHQLCVQLVAAVWVMGFTFLSYRLVLLSKLTFCGLNKIQHFFCDTTPLFQLSCSDVTLLWKTESVFLLFIVLSSLCLTLASYTSIFFCILQMPAASARRKAFATCSSHLTTLAIAYGSCITLYAPSSDHVSLETNSIVALLNTVLYPFLNPFIYSLRNKAVMLALKEAMARATAQLFP, from the coding sequence ATGTTCCTGCCTCAGCAGGATGAATGGAAATTGGGCATGAGAGTAAGCAATGGAACTGTCGTTACTGAATTCATCCTCAAAGGCTTCTCAGGGCTTGATCAGAAGCTACAGTTATTTCTCTGCCTGGTCCTTCTACTCATGTACCTGACAACGGTGATGGGGAATGCAGCCATCATTTTCCTGGTGTGTGTGGATAACCGCCTGCAAACCCCCATGTACTATTTCATTGGCAATCTGGCATTCCTGGAAATCTGGTTTACATCCTCCACAAGCACCAAACTGTTGGTGATTCTGAGCTCTGGCAGGAGAACAATCTCAGTAGGTGGATGCTTTGCCCAGTCCTCCTTCTATTTTGCCCTGGGTGGTGCAGAGTTTGTTCTCCTTGTTGTCATGTCCTTTGACCGTTACATTGCCATCTGCCAGCCTTTGCGCTATGCTGCCATCATGAAGCATCAGCTCTGCGTCCAGCTGGTTGCTGCTGTTTGGGTCATGGGCTTCACATTCTTGAGTTACCGTCTGGTGCTGCTTTCCAAGCTCACTTTCTGTGGTTTGAACAAGatccagcattttttttgcGACACCACTCCCTTATTCCAACTGTCCTGCTCTGACGTCACCCtgctttggaaaacagaatCAGTTTTCTTATTGTTTATCGTGCTGTCTTCCTTGTGTCTAACTCTGGCATCTTACACAAGcatctttttctgtattctacAAATGCCAGCAGCCTCTGCGAGGAGAAAAGCTTTTGCTACATGTTCCTCCCATCTCACCACCTTGGCCATTGCCTATGGAAGCTGCATTACTCTTTACGCACCCTCCTCAGATCATGTTTCTTTGGAGACCAACAGCATTGTAGCTTTGCTGAACACTGTCCTGTACCCATTCTTAAACCCATTCATCTACAGTCTTAGAAACAAGGCTGTGATGCTGGCCCTGAAGGAAGCCATGGCCCGTGCAACAGCACAGCTTTTCCCCTAA